The proteins below come from a single Nitrosospira sp. Is2 genomic window:
- the rpsT gene encoding 30S ribosomal protein S20 — translation MANSAQARKRARQNVAQRDRNMSLRSQLRTAIKHVRKAISSSDKSNAQTVFQESVAMIDSIADKGIIHKNKASRHKRRLSAAIRTMA, via the coding sequence ATGGCTAATAGTGCACAAGCGAGAAAGCGTGCCAGACAGAACGTCGCTCAGCGCGACCGTAACATGAGCCTGCGCTCGCAATTGCGCACCGCGATCAAGCACGTAAGAAAAGCGATCAGTTCTAGCGACAAATCCAATGCGCAGACTGTGTTCCAGGAGTCCGTCGCTATGATCGATTCAATTGCTGATAAGGGCATCATCCATAAGAATAAGGCTTCGCGCCATAAAAGGCGCTTGTCCGCCGCCATCAGGACGATGGCCTGA